A portion of the Anaerolineae bacterium genome contains these proteins:
- a CDS encoding exonuclease domain-containing protein, whose translation MGRVFVALDLETTGFDPERDAIIEIGAVKFRGDKVLGTFSSLVNPGRPVPFKVLHLTGITQAELDKASPLRSLLRPLEEFVGESIIVGHSIDVDLAFLRRWGLFIFHQALDTFELSSIFVPYAARYSLVKLAETLGIKVITHHRALDDAITSMRLFNALLDKALELPAETLEEIINLAKKARWPIEAFFQEALERKRRLPSAPSLAQQLKAKGLLGETPLTLLLREETPPLKPEAERKPVDPNLMGSLLEEGGLFARRFPGYEYRPQQVEMTKAVARALNESHHLLVEAGTGVGKSVAYLLPAIYFSVQNGERVVVSTNTINLQDQLYRKDLPDLKRILPFDFKVAILKGRSNYLCMRKLSIMRNRVEMRPDEARLLAKVLVWLQSTLSGDVAELFIPAVGEKAAWEEIASDPESCLGERCPYHRDKRCFFYAARDSAEKAHIVLINHALLLSDIALEHKVLPDYRFLIIDEAHHLEDAATKQLGFSIDQVGIEGLLTWLGRDEKSGDLLGQLLSKISPLVSRTFRPQLEEFIQAKRREIKLLQEHIFSLFSILKEFFTLRKDEAGDSEYDYKIRITRAIRTQPDWARVEIAWESVNRSLSRLIDGLSRFLRDLQSLSEMAEDYYLESLLQELGGTLSRLLEWQARAHTILVAPSEQGIYWAHLNPSGGYISLNAAPLHVAPVLEKSIFSSKESVILTSATLRVGESFEYIRERLGITEAEELALGSPFDYRSSALLYLPSDIPEPDTPNYQRMVEEAILKLAKALEGKTLVLFTSYRQLQRTAKAITPALAEEGILVLEQGETASRTQLLETFRTAEKAVLMGTRSFWEGIDVMGETLSCVIIPRLPFSVPTDPIFSARSETYEDPFHQYALPESILRLRQGFGRLIRSRTDRGIVVILDKRIQTRQYGKLFLQSLPPCTVMKGPLEFLPYEALKWMNKLTGPELTTGK comes from the coding sequence ATGGGCCGAGTTTTTGTAGCTTTAGACCTTGAAACCACAGGGTTTGACCCAGAAAGAGATGCTATCATTGAAATAGGCGCCGTTAAATTCCGCGGCGATAAAGTCCTTGGCACCTTTTCTTCCCTCGTAAATCCTGGTCGCCCAGTTCCCTTTAAAGTCCTGCACCTTACAGGCATAACCCAGGCCGAGCTGGATAAAGCCTCCCCCCTTCGTTCCCTCCTCCGTCCTCTGGAAGAATTTGTGGGGGAAAGCATAATTGTAGGCCACAGCATTGATGTAGACCTGGCATTCCTCAGGCGGTGGGGTCTTTTTATCTTCCATCAGGCTCTGGACACCTTTGAACTGAGTTCAATTTTTGTTCCCTACGCTGCCCGTTACAGTCTCGTGAAATTAGCCGAAACCCTCGGAATAAAGGTCATAACTCACCACAGAGCTTTAGATGATGCCATTACTTCCATGCGCCTCTTCAATGCCCTCCTAGATAAAGCCCTTGAACTTCCAGCCGAAACCCTGGAGGAAATTATAAACCTTGCAAAAAAGGCACGCTGGCCTATTGAGGCCTTCTTTCAAGAGGCCCTGGAGAGAAAACGGCGCCTCCCTTCTGCTCCGAGCCTGGCCCAGCAACTTAAAGCAAAAGGCCTGCTGGGGGAAACCCCCCTTACCTTACTCCTCAGGGAGGAAACTCCACCCCTCAAACCCGAAGCAGAAAGGAAACCCGTTGACCCCAATTTGATGGGAAGCCTCCTGGAGGAAGGAGGGCTATTTGCCAGGCGCTTTCCTGGTTACGAATACCGCCCACAGCAGGTGGAAATGACCAAAGCCGTGGCCAGAGCTTTGAACGAAAGCCACCACCTTCTGGTTGAAGCTGGCACAGGGGTGGGAAAGTCTGTGGCCTATCTCCTGCCCGCCATTTACTTTTCAGTCCAGAACGGCGAAAGAGTAGTGGTCTCCACCAACACGATAAACCTCCAGGACCAGCTCTACCGGAAAGATTTACCAGACCTCAAAAGAATTTTGCCCTTTGACTTTAAAGTGGCAATTCTGAAAGGACGCTCCAATTACCTGTGTATGCGAAAGCTTTCCATAATGCGTAATAGGGTGGAAATGCGCCCCGACGAAGCCAGGCTTCTGGCCAAAGTCCTGGTCTGGCTTCAAAGCACTTTATCAGGGGATGTAGCCGAGCTCTTTATCCCTGCAGTTGGGGAAAAGGCTGCCTGGGAGGAAATAGCCTCTGATCCCGAATCATGCCTGGGAGAGCGTTGCCCCTACCATCGGGACAAACGATGCTTTTTCTATGCAGCCCGAGATAGTGCCGAAAAAGCCCACATAGTGCTCATAAACCACGCCCTGCTCCTCTCTGACATAGCCCTGGAACATAAGGTCCTGCCCGATTATCGCTTCCTGATAATAGACGAAGCCCACCATTTAGAGGATGCGGCCACAAAGCAATTGGGCTTTTCAATAGATCAGGTGGGGATTGAAGGGCTTCTCACATGGCTTGGGCGCGACGAAAAAAGCGGAGACCTCCTGGGCCAGCTTCTAAGCAAAATAAGCCCCCTCGTATCCCGAACCTTCCGACCCCAGCTTGAAGAATTTATCCAGGCCAAAAGGAGAGAGATCAAACTTCTGCAGGAACACATCTTTTCACTTTTCTCCATATTGAAGGAATTCTTTACCCTTAGAAAGGATGAAGCGGGCGATTCCGAATACGATTATAAAATTAGGATTACCAGAGCCATAAGGACTCAGCCTGATTGGGCCAGAGTGGAAATAGCCTGGGAATCGGTGAATCGATCCCTTTCCAGGCTTATAGATGGGCTTTCACGCTTCCTCAGAGACCTTCAGAGTCTATCAGAAATGGCCGAAGATTATTACCTTGAAAGCTTACTTCAAGAACTCGGGGGAACCTTATCCCGCCTTTTGGAGTGGCAGGCGAGAGCACACACTATCCTCGTGGCCCCATCCGAGCAGGGAATATACTGGGCCCACCTGAACCCTTCCGGCGGATACATCTCCCTAAATGCAGCCCCCCTCCATGTAGCTCCGGTGTTGGAAAAAAGCATCTTTAGCTCCAAGGAAAGCGTGATCCTGACCTCCGCTACCCTAAGGGTGGGAGAATCCTTTGAATACATACGGGAACGCCTGGGGATAACCGAGGCAGAGGAGCTGGCTCTGGGTTCCCCCTTTGATTATCGCTCCTCAGCCCTTCTTTATTTACCCTCTGATATCCCTGAGCCCGATACCCCTAACTACCAAAGGATGGTAGAAGAGGCCATCCTTAAGCTCGCCAAAGCTTTGGAGGGTAAAACCCTTGTGCTCTTCACTTCTTACCGCCAGCTCCAGCGGACGGCCAAAGCCATAACCCCTGCCTTAGCCGAAGAAGGGATCCTGGTCCTAGAACAGGGCGAGACCGCTTCTCGCACCCAGCTTCTTGAAACCTTCCGCACAGCCGAGAAGGCTGTGCTCATGGGCACAAGGAGCTTCTGGGAGGGAATCGACGTGATGGGAGAAACTCTCAGCTGTGTAATTATACCAAGGTTGCCCTTTTCAGTGCCCACGGACCCCATCTTTTCCGCGCGAAGCGAAACTTATGAGGACCCCTTCCACCAGTATGCCCTTCCTGAAAGCATTTTAAGACTCCGTCAGGGCTTTGGCCGCCTCATAAGGAGCAGGACCGACCGGGGCATCGTTGTCATACTGGATAAGCGCATCCAAACAAGACAGTATGGTAAACTTTTCCTCCAATCTCTACCCCCCTGCACCGTGATGAAAGGCCCTCTTGAATTTCTGCCCTATGAGGCTTTGAAGTGGATGAACAAGTTAACAGGACCAGAACTTACCACGGGAAAATAA
- a CDS encoding DNA polymerase III subunit alpha translates to MAFVHLHVHSEYSLLDGLPHIDELLEAARKMGMPALALTDHGVMYGAVEFYLKAREKGVKPIIGCEMYIAPRRMQDKDPKLDKFQFHLVLLAMNDTGYRNLIRITTAAQLEGFYYKPRIDKEFLAAHSEGLIALTACESGEIPKLILEGKKEEAYRAAAWFREVFGPERFFLELQDHEPEEYRLVNRELVAMGKKLGIPVVATNDVHYIHPEDAPYQDILLCLQTGSIITDPNRLRMDGLTYYMRSPEEMASLFSEVPEAIKNTLLIAEMCELDLGPKTFHIPHFPVPDGFTPDSYLEALALEGLRKRYGTITPEIEARFRHELEVIKSLGFSGYFLIVQDIVRFARERGILVGPGRGSAAASIVSYALGITELDPLRYDLIFERFLNPGRVSMPDIDIDFQDDRRDEVIEYVVRKYGQDRVAQIITFGTMGARAAIRDVGRALDMPPGEVDMVARLVPPGPRVTIDYALEVSPKLQKLYEESDYIRKLIDTARRLEGVARHASTHAAGVVVADAPLTHYVPLHRPTRGEEGSGIVTQYPMEILEELGLLKIDLLGLSTLTLIRKTLDLIRERRGIDLKPQDIPLDDPEIYRLLSSGEVTGVFQVESAGMRRTLMKLQPTVFEDVIAVLALYRPGPMHYIDLYIDRKHGRKEVEYRHPALEPILKETYGIMIYQEQVIRTAMDLAGYSASEADLMRRAVGKKKEEELKAHRNRFVEGAIQRGIAPEVAHEIFDDIEFFADYGFNKAHAAAYAVLTCQTAYLKAHYPLEFMAALLTIERHNTDKLPLLIAECRRMGIEILPPDINRSSTGFTIEGNGIRFGLEGVKNVGAASVEAILRAREKGGPFRSLEDFCFRVDLRDVGKRALECLIKVGAFDSFGERASLLAAMEKMVALSTEAHKARGMGQLVLSLPISIKLPKVKPASRKDILSWEKELVGAYISEHPISQVLRSLPGHIVTHYLGEINEELEGQKVSVLGLVTSIREITSSKGKPMAFAQIEDLQSSIEVVIRPQVWEKTAPLWEEGRILLVKGKVETREGKPSIICEDAQNHVTLIKPVEPPRHLHVTIRRTGNPEADSALLERIYHLLTRYQGKDRFTIYLEDYVLEFPEAQTRYCSELEEELFSILGPGAVRVEITNP, encoded by the coding sequence ATGGCTTTTGTGCATCTCCATGTCCACAGTGAATACTCTCTTCTGGACGGTCTTCCTCATATTGATGAGCTTCTGGAGGCGGCCCGGAAGATGGGCATGCCCGCTCTGGCTCTTACCGATCACGGCGTCATGTATGGAGCCGTGGAATTCTACCTCAAGGCCAGGGAAAAGGGGGTGAAGCCTATAATAGGGTGCGAAATGTATATCGCCCCCAGGAGGATGCAGGATAAAGACCCCAAGCTGGATAAATTCCAGTTCCACCTTGTCCTTCTAGCCATGAACGATACCGGTTACCGGAACCTGATCAGGATAACCACCGCAGCGCAGCTGGAAGGCTTCTACTATAAGCCCAGAATTGATAAAGAATTCCTGGCCGCCCACTCCGAAGGCCTTATCGCCCTCACCGCCTGCGAATCTGGAGAAATTCCCAAATTGATCCTGGAAGGGAAAAAGGAAGAAGCCTACAGGGCTGCAGCCTGGTTCAGAGAAGTCTTCGGTCCCGAAAGGTTCTTCCTGGAACTCCAGGACCACGAACCCGAAGAATACCGGCTCGTAAACCGGGAACTTGTGGCCATGGGAAAGAAACTCGGGATACCAGTCGTGGCCACCAACGATGTCCATTACATCCACCCGGAAGATGCCCCCTATCAGGACATCCTCCTCTGCCTTCAGACAGGCTCTATCATAACCGATCCCAACAGATTGAGGATGGACGGCCTCACCTATTATATGCGTTCCCCTGAAGAAATGGCTTCCCTCTTTTCCGAAGTCCCCGAAGCCATCAAAAACACCCTCCTCATAGCCGAAATGTGCGAGTTGGACCTGGGACCGAAAACGTTCCATATCCCCCATTTCCCCGTCCCCGATGGATTTACCCCCGATTCCTACCTTGAAGCTCTGGCCCTGGAAGGCCTCAGGAAACGCTACGGGACCATAACCCCGGAAATTGAAGCCCGCTTCCGCCACGAGCTTGAGGTGATTAAAAGCTTGGGCTTTTCCGGATATTTCCTCATAGTGCAAGATATAGTCCGCTTCGCCCGGGAGAGGGGAATCCTGGTAGGGCCAGGACGAGGCTCAGCAGCAGCCAGCATCGTCTCCTATGCTCTTGGGATAACGGAGCTTGACCCTCTGCGGTATGACCTGATCTTTGAACGCTTCCTCAACCCGGGAAGGGTCTCCATGCCTGATATTGATATAGATTTCCAGGATGACCGCCGCGACGAGGTTATAGAATACGTGGTCCGGAAGTATGGCCAGGACAGGGTGGCTCAGATAATAACCTTCGGGACCATGGGCGCCAGAGCTGCCATAAGGGATGTGGGGAGAGCTTTGGACATGCCTCCTGGCGAAGTGGATATGGTGGCAAGGCTTGTGCCTCCAGGGCCCAGGGTCACCATAGATTACGCTCTGGAAGTTTCCCCCAAACTCCAGAAGCTCTACGAAGAAAGCGATTACATCCGCAAGCTCATTGACACCGCCCGCCGCCTTGAGGGGGTAGCAAGGCACGCTTCCACCCACGCTGCCGGCGTCGTGGTGGCCGACGCTCCCCTCACCCATTACGTTCCGCTGCACCGCCCCACCAGGGGAGAGGAAGGGAGTGGAATCGTCACCCAGTACCCGATGGAGATCCTGGAAGAGCTGGGCCTGCTCAAGATCGACCTTCTGGGGCTATCCACCCTCACTCTTATCAGGAAGACTTTGGATCTCATCCGGGAAAGGCGAGGGATAGACCTCAAACCTCAAGATATACCCCTCGATGACCCTGAAATCTACAGGCTTCTCTCTTCGGGAGAAGTCACTGGAGTATTTCAGGTGGAATCGGCGGGGATGAGAAGGACTCTAATGAAACTGCAGCCCACTGTTTTTGAGGACGTGATAGCCGTTCTGGCCCTGTACCGCCCCGGCCCGATGCACTACATTGACCTTTACATAGACCGCAAACACGGCCGGAAGGAGGTGGAATACCGGCATCCAGCGCTGGAACCAATCCTGAAAGAAACCTATGGAATCATGATCTATCAGGAGCAAGTTATCCGCACTGCTATGGACCTGGCTGGCTATTCAGCTTCGGAAGCGGACCTGATGCGTCGGGCGGTGGGCAAGAAGAAAGAGGAGGAGCTCAAGGCCCACCGAAACCGCTTCGTGGAGGGAGCGATCCAGAGGGGAATAGCCCCTGAGGTGGCTCATGAAATCTTTGATGATATTGAATTCTTTGCCGACTACGGTTTCAACAAAGCCCACGCTGCGGCTTATGCCGTTCTGACCTGTCAGACAGCTTACCTTAAAGCGCACTATCCCCTGGAATTCATGGCTGCGCTTCTCACAATAGAGCGCCACAACACCGACAAGCTTCCGCTTCTCATCGCTGAATGCCGCCGGATGGGGATAGAGATTCTGCCTCCGGATATAAACCGCTCGTCCACAGGCTTTACCATTGAGGGGAACGGCATTCGCTTCGGGCTTGAAGGGGTGAAGAATGTAGGGGCGGCGTCGGTAGAAGCGATCCTGAGGGCCAGGGAAAAGGGAGGGCCCTTCAGGAGCCTGGAGGATTTCTGCTTCCGGGTGGACCTGAGGGATGTTGGTAAGAGAGCGCTGGAGTGCCTCATAAAAGTTGGGGCCTTTGATTCCTTTGGAGAAAGGGCTTCCCTTCTGGCAGCGATGGAAAAAATGGTGGCCCTGAGCACTGAGGCCCACAAAGCCAGGGGGATGGGTCAGCTTGTGCTTTCCCTCCCCATTTCTATCAAACTTCCGAAAGTAAAGCCCGCCTCCAGAAAGGACATACTGAGCTGGGAGAAAGAACTGGTGGGTGCTTATATTTCGGAGCACCCCATATCTCAGGTCCTCCGTTCTCTTCCTGGCCATATAGTGACCCATTACCTTGGGGAGATAAACGAGGAGCTGGAGGGGCAGAAAGTTTCCGTCCTTGGTCTTGTCACTTCAATAAGGGAAATAACTTCCTCTAAAGGCAAACCCATGGCTTTTGCCCAGATTGAAGACCTGCAGAGCAGCATCGAAGTGGTAATAAGGCCTCAGGTGTGGGAAAAGACAGCCCCTCTGTGGGAGGAAGGGCGAATTCTCCTTGTAAAGGGTAAGGTGGAGACAAGGGAGGGCAAACCATCCATCATTTGTGAAGATGCCCAGAACCATGTAACGCTGATAAAGCCAGTTGAGCCCCCAAGGCACCTCCACGTGACCATTAGGCGCACAGGCAATCCGGAGGCTGATTCTGCGCTTCTGGAAAGAATTTACCATCTCCTTACCCGCTACCAGGGCAAGGACAGGTTCACCATCTATCTGGAAGATTACGTCCTGGAATTTCCCGAAGCCCAGACCCGTTACTGTTCGGAGTTGGAGGAAGAACTTTTCTCCATCCTCGGCCCTGGTGCAGTGAGGGTAGAGATTACCAATCCGTAA
- the smpB gene encoding SsrA-binding protein SmpB, whose amino-acid sequence MSVKVVASNPKAFHDYFIEDRYEAGIVLTGSEIKSVREGRVNLRDSFVLIKDGEAWLMDAHIAPYKQAGRENHDPRRPRKLLLHRYQINRLMGKVREKGYTIVPLQMYIKGRWAKVEIALAKGKKLYDKRRAIAEREAERKIRRALRGLDDY is encoded by the coding sequence ATGAGCGTGAAAGTTGTGGCCAGTAACCCTAAAGCTTTTCACGATTATTTCATTGAAGACCGATATGAGGCGGGTATTGTCCTTACAGGCTCCGAGATAAAGTCGGTGAGGGAGGGGAGGGTAAACCTGCGGGATAGTTTCGTCCTGATAAAAGACGGAGAAGCCTGGCTTATGGACGCCCATATAGCTCCCTATAAACAGGCAGGGCGTGAAAACCACGATCCCCGTCGCCCCCGCAAGCTCCTCCTCCACCGTTACCAGATAAATCGCCTCATGGGCAAAGTCAGGGAAAAAGGCTACACTATAGTCCCTCTCCAGATGTACATTAAGGGAAGATGGGCTAAAGTGGAAATAGCCTTAGCCAAAGGCAAGAAGCTTTACGATAAGCGCCGAGCCATAGCCGAAAGGGAGGCTGAAAGGAAAATCCGCCGTGCTCTCCGAGGGCTTGATGACTACTGA